A stretch of the Azorhizobium caulinodans ORS 571 genome encodes the following:
- a CDS encoding lysine--tRNA ligase codes for MTTAATTEDLATELRTFAETAGAWPFEEARKIVERLKRKPKDEVLFETGYGPSGLPHIGTFGEVARTTMVRHAFRVLTEDKVKTRLLCFSDDMDGMRKIPDNVPDRAALEPYLQMPLTSVPNPFGGDYPSFGDHNNAMLRRFLDTFGFDYEFASATDYYKTGKLDAVLLRAAEKYDDIMAVMLPTLGEERQATYSPFLPISPTSGRVLYVPLKAVDAKAGTITFTDEDGVDKTLPVTGGKVKLQWKPDFGARWAALGVDFEMFGKDHQTNAPVYDRICEILGGVAPEHYVYELFLDENGQKISKSKGNGLTIDEWLTYASPESLALYMFQSPRSAKKLHFDVIPKAVDEYFNFLARYPAQDWKLRLGNPVWHIHSGNPPAVDMPVSFSMLLNLASASNTEDEGVLWGFLNRHVEGISPQTHPKLNELVGYAVKYFNDFVKPNKRFRAPDDVERDALATLDAALAALPEGASAEDIQTVLYDVARPIPRYQDLKAKGATPEKPGVSVEWFNTIYQVLIGQERGPRFGSFVAIYGIPETRALIAKALDGTLAA; via the coding sequence ATGACCACGGCCGCGACGACCGAAGACCTTGCCACCGAACTGCGCACGTTTGCGGAGACCGCAGGCGCCTGGCCGTTCGAGGAAGCGCGCAAGATCGTCGAGCGGCTGAAGCGCAAGCCCAAGGACGAGGTGCTGTTCGAGACCGGCTATGGCCCCTCCGGCCTGCCGCACATCGGCACGTTCGGCGAAGTGGCGCGCACCACCATGGTGCGCCACGCCTTCCGCGTGCTCACCGAGGACAAGGTGAAGACCCGGCTGCTGTGCTTCTCGGACGATATGGACGGCATGCGCAAGATCCCGGACAACGTGCCGGACCGCGCCGCGCTGGAGCCCTATCTCCAGATGCCGCTGACCTCCGTGCCCAATCCGTTCGGCGGCGACTATCCGAGCTTCGGCGACCACAACAACGCCATGCTGCGGCGCTTCCTCGACACCTTTGGCTTCGATTACGAATTCGCCAGCGCTACCGATTATTACAAGACCGGCAAGCTGGACGCCGTGCTGCTGCGCGCGGCCGAGAAGTACGATGACATCATGGCCGTGATGCTGCCGACGCTCGGCGAGGAGCGGCAGGCCACCTACAGCCCGTTCCTGCCCATCTCGCCCACCAGCGGGCGCGTGCTCTACGTGCCGCTGAAGGCCGTGGACGCCAAGGCCGGCACCATCACCTTCACGGACGAGGACGGGGTGGACAAGACCCTCCCCGTGACCGGGGGCAAGGTGAAGCTTCAGTGGAAGCCGGACTTCGGCGCCCGCTGGGCGGCGCTCGGCGTCGATTTCGAGATGTTCGGCAAGGATCACCAGACCAACGCGCCGGTCTATGACAGGATCTGCGAGATCCTCGGCGGCGTGGCGCCCGAGCATTATGTCTATGAGCTGTTCCTCGATGAGAACGGCCAGAAGATCTCCAAGTCCAAGGGCAATGGCCTCACCATCGACGAGTGGCTGACTTACGCGAGCCCGGAGAGCCTCGCGCTCTACATGTTCCAGTCGCCGCGCTCGGCCAAGAAGCTGCACTTCGACGTCATCCCGAAGGCGGTGGACGAGTATTTCAACTTCCTCGCCCGCTATCCGGCGCAGGACTGGAAGCTGCGCCTCGGCAATCCGGTGTGGCACATCCATTCCGGCAATCCGCCGGCGGTGGACATGCCGGTGTCCTTCTCCATGCTGCTCAACCTCGCCTCGGCGTCCAACACCGAGGACGAGGGCGTGCTGTGGGGCTTCCTCAACCGTCACGTGGAAGGTATCTCGCCTCAGACCCATCCCAAGCTCAACGAGCTGGTGGGCTATGCGGTGAAGTATTTCAATGACTTCGTGAAGCCCAACAAGCGCTTCCGTGCCCCTGACGACGTTGAGCGGGACGCCCTCGCGACGCTCGATGCGGCGCTCGCCGCCTTGCCCGAGGGGGCGAGCGCGGAGGACATCCAGACGGTGCTCTATGACGTGGCCCGTCCCATCCCGCGCTATCAGGACCTCAAGGCCAAGGGCGCGACGCCGGAGAAGCCGGGCGTCTCGGTGGAATGGTTCAACACGATCTATCAGGTTCTGATCGGGCAGGAGCGGGGACCGCGCTTCGGCTCGTTCGTCGCCATCTACGGCATCCCGGAGACGCGGGCGCTCATCGCCAAGGCCCTCGACGGCACGCTGGCGGCCTGA
- a CDS encoding esterase yields MTPILKTAVATAALSLALACTGSAFAQQATPPAQPPITLKAMGSFHIGGKTVDISGKPVKEVVFSPGGVPAKIDPNGTYIAGQMYVQYFIPQDQKGTVPLLLWHGGGLTGVTYETTPDGREGWLNYFLRKGWAVYNSDAVERGRSGWAQSPDIFPGEPVFLTVNGPFERFRIGDGAGSWSDDPAKRKVLPGNQFPVDSYIQFVKQNVPRWTTTDDFILDAYSQEIEKVCPCVILVHSQSGKFGFEMAQKHPDKVKALIAVEPAVTGDPKLASKLAGVPILMVYGDYIATDSRWPTIRARAMDFVKLVRDAGGSVDVINLPEKGIKGNSHLIMMDRNSDEVAGVIQNWLVEKKLTR; encoded by the coding sequence ATGACGCCCATTCTGAAAACCGCCGTCGCCACGGCGGCGCTGTCCCTTGCCCTCGCCTGCACCGGCTCGGCCTTTGCGCAGCAGGCTACGCCCCCGGCGCAGCCGCCGATCACGCTCAAGGCCATGGGCTCCTTCCATATCGGCGGCAAGACCGTCGATATTTCCGGCAAGCCCGTGAAGGAAGTCGTGTTCTCGCCCGGCGGCGTGCCGGCCAAGATCGATCCCAACGGCACCTACATCGCCGGCCAGATGTATGTGCAGTATTTCATTCCGCAGGATCAGAAAGGCACCGTGCCCCTGCTGCTGTGGCACGGCGGCGGCCTCACCGGCGTGACCTATGAGACCACGCCGGACGGGCGTGAGGGATGGCTCAATTACTTCCTGCGCAAGGGCTGGGCGGTCTACAATTCCGACGCGGTGGAGCGGGGCCGCTCCGGCTGGGCGCAATCGCCGGACATCTTCCCCGGCGAGCCGGTGTTCCTGACCGTGAACGGTCCCTTCGAGCGCTTCCGCATCGGCGATGGCGCCGGCTCCTGGTCCGACGATCCGGCCAAGCGCAAGGTGCTGCCGGGCAACCAGTTCCCGGTCGATTCCTACATCCAGTTCGTGAAGCAGAACGTGCCGCGCTGGACGACCACGGACGACTTCATCCTCGATGCCTACAGCCAGGAAATCGAGAAGGTCTGCCCCTGTGTCATCCTCGTGCACAGCCAGTCCGGCAAGTTCGGCTTCGAGATGGCCCAGAAGCATCCGGACAAGGTGAAGGCGCTCATCGCCGTGGAGCCCGCCGTCACGGGCGATCCCAAACTGGCCTCCAAGCTCGCCGGCGTGCCGATCCTGATGGTCTATGGCGACTATATCGCCACCGACAGCCGCTGGCCGACCATCCGCGCGCGGGCCATGGACTTCGTGAAGCTGGTCCGCGATGCCGGCGGCAGCGTCGATGTCATCAACCTTCCGGAGAAGGGCATCAAGGGCAACAGCCACCTCATCATGATGGACCGCAACAGCGACGAGGTGGCGGGCGTGATCCAGAACTGGCTGGTGGAGAAGAAGCTCACCCGCTGA